The following DNA comes from Desulfatirhabdium butyrativorans DSM 18734.
AATTTATGTGTAATATATTACTAGGCTTGCTTTTGATCTTGGATGGCAAGCAAAACGTTTACCAATTGCTGCTGCACGCCGGACAGCACCCTGACAAGAGATGTCGGTACGCCATTCATGACGGATAATAATTGCCCTAAAAGCACATCTCTGGGCGGTAGATCTGCCAATGCCTTGATTCCGTCGGCTGATACCAATTTCCCATTCAGTGCACCGGCTTTGATAACCAACTTGGAATTGTCTTTGGCGAATTCAACAAGAATTTTTGCCGGTGCAACAGGATCGCTAAAACTGAGCGCAACTGCGGTATTCTGTTGATAGAACTCCCGAAGAGGTTCGGCAGCATTACCTTCTGATG
Coding sequences within:
- the rplJ gene encoding 50S ribosomal protein L10, whose translation is MRILKKQEIVGELKEKFAKSKVVIATNYIGLNVAEMNSLRRKLRESGSEYHVVKNTLLHRASEGNAAEPLREFYQQNTAVALSFSDPVAPAKILVEFAKDNSKLVIKAGALNGKLVSADGIKALADLPPRDVLLGQLLSVMNGVPTSLVRVLSGVQQQLVNVLLAIQDQKQA